A single genomic interval of Streptomyces sp. 1222.5 harbors:
- a CDS encoding cold-shock protein, with the protein MATGTVKWFNAEKGFGFIAQDGGGPDVFAHYSAINSSGFRELQEGQSVTFDVTQGQKGPQAENINLA; encoded by the coding sequence ATGGCTACGGGAACTGTGAAGTGGTTCAACGCGGAGAAGGGCTTTGGCTTCATCGCTCAGGACGGCGGCGGTCCGGACGTTTTCGCCCACTACTCGGCGATCAACTCCTCGGGCTTCCGGGAGCTCCAGGAGGGCCAGAGCGTGACGTTCGACGTCACCCAGGGCCAGAAGGGCCCCCAGGCCGAGAACATCAACCTGGCCTGA
- a CDS encoding calcium-binding protein, which produces MGKRAAATAVATLTITCLCTSTASADAHRGDTQVLSATINGGKAVLIGTAAQTSFTATVTASDPQGIDYIDPLLYRGPIAAPTGYLAAAQGPECASSKDGTTRCTWRFVMSQSWLQNADAGTWRLHVNATAQDGDYHWKDAAASVDVQRASHLTANPSPEPVTEGKSITITGALSRVNWTDSKYHGYANQRVRLQFRTPSGTYSTIKTVTSSSTGHLKATATASRDGYWRYSYAGSSTTAPITAPGDFVNVR; this is translated from the coding sequence ATGGGCAAGCGTGCCGCCGCAACGGCCGTCGCCACACTCACGATCACATGCCTTTGCACTTCGACGGCTTCGGCGGACGCCCATCGGGGTGACACACAGGTCCTCTCCGCCACCATCAACGGCGGCAAGGCTGTCTTGATCGGGACTGCCGCGCAGACGTCCTTCACGGCAACCGTCACCGCCAGCGACCCCCAAGGCATCGACTACATCGACCCGCTCCTTTATAGGGGGCCCATCGCCGCGCCCACTGGCTACCTCGCCGCAGCACAGGGACCCGAATGCGCCTCGTCCAAAGACGGGACCACACGATGCACCTGGCGCTTCGTCATGAGTCAATCGTGGCTCCAGAACGCCGATGCCGGAACCTGGCGGCTTCACGTCAACGCGACAGCACAGGACGGCGACTACCACTGGAAGGACGCCGCGGCATCCGTCGACGTCCAGCGCGCCTCACACCTGACGGCCAACCCCTCACCTGAGCCCGTAACCGAGGGAAAGTCCATCACCATCACCGGCGCACTCAGCCGCGTCAACTGGACCGACTCCAAGTACCACGGGTACGCCAACCAGCGCGTACGCCTGCAGTTCCGCACACCCAGCGGCACCTACAGCACCATCAAAACCGTAACGTCGAGCTCCACAGGACACCTTAAAGCCACCGCCACCGCCAGCCGAGACGGATACTGGCGCTACAGCTACGCAGGCAGCAGCACCACCGCTCCCATCACCGCACCAGGCGACTTTGTCAACGTACGGTAA
- a CDS encoding XdhC family protein, with amino-acid sequence MARPASATRPAYVGALGSKRAHARCAPILTNAGLNQTRIGRIHGPLGLDLGARRTRQARGPGSARGRGRSTADSRPGVMRSRGTPRLT; translated from the coding sequence CTGGCGCGGCCGGCCTCCGCTACCCGGCCCGCGTATGTCGGCGCGCTGGGCTCAAAGCGTGCACATGCCCGCTGCGCCCCAATCCTCACCAATGCTGGTCTCAACCAGACCCGCATTGGCCGCATCCACGGCCCGCTCGGCCTCGACTTGGGTGCACGCCGCACTCGACAGGCGCGAGGCCCGGGTTCTGCGAGGGGACGGGGCCGATCAACAGCTGACAGCAGGCCAGGAGTCATGCGGTCGCGAGGGACACCTCGGTTGACTTGA
- a CDS encoding DUF389 domain-containing protein — MLHLRLITPAEKTDEVVRKIENTVGTAHLVVLPGAARNPAGDLVLCDVAREAGDGLLTSLRELELDRTGSIAVENVDLSLSRRADKAEADAPGEGADAVLWEGLTDATHEESTLSVTYVAFITLATMIAACGVVLDNAVLIVGAMAVGPEFGPLAGICTALVQRHPRLAWRSVIALLVGFAVAMALTVGFSLFMDAAGLFHKSGLEGARPNTAFVYAPDAFSFIVAVLAGIAGTLSLTSAKSGALVGVAISVTTVPAAANAAVALAYGDTSQTLGSTYQLLLNLLGIVVAGTLTLLAQKHFWKQQRQVNAD, encoded by the coding sequence ATGCTGCATCTGCGCCTGATCACCCCGGCCGAGAAGACGGACGAGGTGGTGCGGAAGATCGAGAACACGGTCGGCACCGCCCACCTCGTGGTCCTGCCGGGAGCCGCCCGCAATCCCGCCGGAGACCTCGTGCTGTGCGATGTTGCGCGAGAGGCGGGCGACGGACTCCTCACCTCTTTGCGCGAGCTGGAGCTTGACAGGACCGGGTCGATCGCCGTGGAGAACGTCGACCTCTCGCTGTCCCGTCGCGCGGACAAGGCCGAGGCGGATGCCCCGGGTGAGGGCGCGGACGCGGTGCTGTGGGAGGGCCTGACGGACGCGACCCACGAGGAGTCGACGTTGTCAGTGACCTACGTCGCGTTCATCACCCTGGCCACGATGATCGCGGCCTGCGGTGTGGTGCTGGACAACGCCGTCCTCATCGTGGGCGCGATGGCGGTGGGGCCGGAGTTCGGTCCGCTGGCGGGCATCTGCACGGCGCTGGTCCAGCGTCATCCCCGGCTGGCCTGGCGCTCCGTGATCGCCTTGCTGGTGGGCTTCGCGGTGGCCATGGCACTGACGGTCGGCTTCAGCCTGTTCATGGATGCCGCCGGACTGTTCCACAAGTCCGGCCTGGAGGGCGCGAGGCCCAACACCGCCTTCGTATACGCCCCCGACGCCTTCTCGTTCATCGTGGCAGTGCTGGCCGGCATCGCCGGCACCCTCTCCCTGACCTCGGCGAAGTCGGGCGCGCTGGTCGGCGTGGCCATCTCGGTGACGACGGTACCGGCCGCCGCCAACGCTGCCGTGGCCCTGGCCTACGGCGACACGAGCCAGACCCTGGGCTCGACCTACCAGCTCCTGCTGAACCTGCTGGGCATCGTCGTCGCGGGAACACTGACGCTGCTGGCCCAGAAGCACTTCTGGAAACAGCAGCGTCAAGTGAACGCGGACTAG